The genomic stretch GTCCCGCTGCGGATAAGCGATCATAAAGAAGAACATAACAGGAAGCAAAATAGCCAGGAGAAAGATCCGCAAGTTACGGAACTTCCTGCGCAACTCCAGCAGAACAACAGTGCTATTAATCCACACAGGACGCACTTGAGGAAGACTCGCCGCCTGGGCACTAGTGTTATTTGGCATTCTTGTGCTCTCCTTCGGAATCGGTCTCGGTCAGTAACACAAACGCATCATCTAAGGAAGACGATGCGATCTCCAGGTTCTTAGCGAACCCATCAGCAAGCAGATGCGAAGCAACAGCGTCCGCATCAGCAGCAGAGATTTCCAAGCGAATACCGTGCAACGATACTGCACTCACACCGTCAAGAGCACGAAGCTCCGCAAGACGCTCCTCAATTTGCTCAGACGTCCACGCATCATTGACCGTCGCACGCAAAGTAGAACCCCGCGCATACGACCTGATCTCAGCAGGAGTCCCATCCGCTACCACATGCCCCTGATTAATGACCACCACACGATCAGCAAACTCATCAACCTCAGCCAAATAATGAGTCGCAAACAAAACAGCACGCTGATGATCCCCCGACTGAGTCACCGACGCCCAAAAATCACGGCGACCCTGCACATCCATACCAGCCGTGGGCTCATCAAGAATCAAAAAATCCGGATCAGTCAACAACGCAATAGCAAAACGAAGACGCTGCTTCTGCCCACCAGAACATTTCTGCACAAGCGTCTTAGCATTACCCTCAAGCCCGGCCTGAGCCAGAACAGCAGAAACATTCTTAAGCTTGCCGTACAAAGACGCCATATATTGCACGGTTTCTTTAACCGTCAAATCAGGAAGTAAACCACCATCCTGCTGCACGGCAGCAACATGCCCTGCTTTAACAGCATGCTGCGGAGTCGTTCCAAAAACCTCAACCGACCCAGCATACGGTTTAGTCAAACCCAAAATAATATCAACCGCAGTACTTTTCCCCGCACCATTCGGCCCTAAAAGAGCAACAATCTCACCAGGATTAACCGTCAGATCAAGACCATGCAAAACAGTAGTACTACCAAACTTCTGAACAACATCACGCATCACCACCGGAGGCGAAGAATACATCATCAGCAGTTCCTTTCAAGAGCTATAAAGGCTGAATACATCTGTGTCATCACATATGAATACACACAAAGGTAGTTACACCCATAAAAGAATAGTTTTATTACTTTTACTGCTGAAGAGGTGAATGAACAGAAATAGAAATAATGTGTAGAAGTCTCAGATGCGTACTTAAACACATATCAACAATACACCCAATATCATTCCATATGAACCCTGTTAAGTGAATGTGTAGACCGTGTTTTCGAGCTTCTGCTTATATTTGTTAGGTAAAGTTAATACTGCCCTCTTCCCGGGGTACGCACGCGCCACGCATATCAAAGTGAAATCCCTGCGCGTTGATTCTTGGGGCAGAGAGGTGGTGTGGTTAGGATGTCTTTCTATGAATTCATAGAAACGACCCAGGCAATCCTCGTGAGCTTCATCCTCACGGACGGATCATCCTGGGTCGTGTCAGCCATCTATGATTACGTCAAGAACCTACTGGAAATCTTGAAGTAATCCCCACCTGGGGCTCGGAAGTTCTCGCTTCTGAGCCCCTTCTTCGTGTGCGAAAAGATGACTTTGCATATCAAAGTAATATCATCATGCTATCACACCACCATAGCTGTTTTATCAGCCTCTTACACCCACCGATTTAGGCGAAATCCACCACATACTTTTTAGGTAAAGTTAATACTGCCCTCTTCCCGGGGTGCGCCGCAGCACATCCATTTCAGTAAATCCCTGCGGTCGACTCTTGGGGCAGAGGGGAGGTGAGTAGAGCCATGATGTTCTTTGAACTCATGGAAACAGCCCAAGCAATCCTGGTAAGTCTCATCCTTACCGATGGATCAGCTCAGGCTGTTTTGCATGCTCTTGATGCTCTCAAGGTTGTTATCCGCAACCTGAAGTAGTATCAACTCGCAAGGAGAGGTTCGGTCGTTGCAAGCCGCCGAGCCTCTCCGCTACATACATAAAGTATGTAGCTTTCCATTTCAGTAATATCTTCATGCTAGCACACCGTACTTCCGCCGTTGGCGGGGTTTCCCATGCGGTGAAGCGGCAGGCTTAGCGACTCGGCGAAGCACCCGTTTTACACCGCAGGAATAACCTCAGCACCGCCCATGATGGATGAGGGAACTGGGTGCGAGCGCGCGAGCACTTAAGAAGTTTCCGAATCAGGCGAGGTAACGAGCCTGGTGCCTCAGGAATACGTACCGAGCCGCCCGAATGCTGAGGGGACGGAGGGCCGCACCTTCCGAGCGCGCGAGGGAACCAAGGTGCGCCCGGAGTGGAGACCCACTCCAACACCCCTCAAACTATCTCAAATCTACGACGCGACCGGAATAACCTCAGCACCGCCCATATACGGGCGCAGTGCTTCAGGGATACGCACCGAACCGTCGGGCTGCTGGTGTGTCTCCAGAATCGCCACAACCCAACGGGTAGTCGCCAAGGTGCCGTTGAGGGTTGCGACCGCGCGGGTGCGGCCCTTGCGTACATTGCCCACATCGTCCACGGTGTCTGCGGTGCGTTCGCGTATGTTCAGGCGGCGTGCCTGGTAGGTGGTGCAGTTCGAGGTCGAGGTCAGCTCGCGGTAGGTGCCCTGGGTGGGAACCCATGCCTCACAGTCGAATTTGCGTGCGGCAGAGGTGCCCAGGTCCCCTGCGGCGGTATCAATCACGCGATACGCAAGGCCGCATTTTTGCAGCATTTCTTCTTCGAGGGCGCGCATCTGCTCGTGTATTTCTTCCGCCTGTTCCACCTGGCAGTAGACGAACATTTCGGCCTTGTTGAACTGGTGCACGCGAATGATACCGCGGGTGTCTTTACCTGCGGCACCGGCTTCGCGGCGATAGCAGGATGACCATCCCAGGTATTTTTTGGGTCCGTCGCTAAGGTCGAGTATTTCGTCCATATGGTAGCCCGCAAGCGCCACCTCCGAGGTGCCGACCAGGTACAGGTCATCACGTTCGAGGCGGTATATTTCGTCGTCGTGCTTGACGTTGAACCCGGTTCCGTTCATAATTTCGGGGCGCACGAGGGTGGGGGTTGTCATCATGGTGAAGCCGTTGGCTGTTGCCAGATCGAGCGCCATCCACATGAGCGCCTGCTCCAGGCGGGCAACCTGCCCTTTGAGGAAGTAAAAGCGCGAGCCGGAGACCTTGGCGCCACGTGCCATATCGATGCCGCCGATGAGTTCGCCTATTTCCAGGTGGTCGCGCGGTTCAAAACCTTCTGCGGCGAAATCGCGGGGGGTGCCGACTTCTTTGAGCACCACAAAGTCGTCTTCGCCGCCGGTGGGTACGCCGTCGATAATCAGGTTTTCGATGGAGCTTAGCAGCTCTTCATATTCGGCGGTTTTCGCCTCAGATGCCGCTTTCGCATTTGCCACGTGGGCGGCGAGTTCTTTCGCCTGCGCTACGAGAGCGGGTTTCTCTTCCTTGGGTGCCTTCGCCACCTGTTTACCGAAGGCGTTCTGTTCGGCGCGCAGGTTCTCGTAGGTGCCGATCGAGGCGCGGCGTGCGGCATCCGCCTCAAGAATACGGTCTACGTGGGCTTCGTCTTTGCCGCGTGCTCGCTGGGAGGCGCGGAAAATCTCGGGGTTTTCGCGGAGGAGGTTAATATCAATCACATATCAATAGTACCCAGTCGCCCCCAGCCGTAAAAAGAGCCTTTATGCGAATAAAGCGGGATTCCCAACGCTTTATTCGCATAAAGGCTCTTTTTATACGGTCGCGGGGGGCGGTTTAGCGTTTCAGATGCGCCGGTCGCCCACCCGGGAAGAGCGATTCCACCCATGCGTGGGCAGCATCGAACGAATTCTCGGAGTGGATGCGCGGCGCAACGGTGGGCTGCCGGTCGGCACGCGGGTACGATCCCAGGTATTTAATGCCGGGTGCTATGCGGTGCAGGCCACGCAGGGCGTCGCGCATTCGAGCCTCATAAATATGCCCGTCTGCGTCCACACTGAACATATAGGATCCCATTTGCCTGCCGGTGGGGCGCGATTCGATGCGTGAGAGGTTAACGCCGCGCGAAGCAAACTGTTCGAGCAGTTCCAGGAGCGCACCCGAACGGTTTTCGGGAGTGCCCTCTCGATTTTCGGGCAGAGGGATCGTGAGCGTCGTCTTATCGGCGCCGGTAGGCTCTGGAATATCCGCGGTACTGCTGATAAGCACAAACCGGGTGACGGCGTTTTTGTTATCGCCGATGTCCTCGGCAAGCACATGCAGGTCGGGGTGAGTTGCCAAAAGCGCGGGCGAACAAATCGCGGCATCATAAGCACAGGAAGGATCAAGCAAACCCACGGCTGCTGCCGCGGTGGAGGAACCGGGCAGGTACTCGGCGGTGGGGATAGTCTCATCTACCCATTGCCGCACCTGGGCCCAGGCATGCGAGTGGGTTGAAACGGTTTTAATATCTTCCAAAGCGAGCGGACGCGCCGCGACCAGCACGAACCTGATAGGTACCAAAACTTCGCGGATAATGCGCATTCCCTCGGAAGCCGCGATCGCATCAAGAGTGGCGCTCACCCCGCCTTCGACCGAGTTCTCAATGGGCACCATAGCTGCATCCACATCGCCACTGCGAAGACGTTCGAGCGCGTTAGGCACGCTGGTGGCGGGAATGCGTTCGGCACCGACCACGCCGGGCACGGAAAGCAGGGCGGATTCGGTGAAAGTGCCTGAGGGTCCAAGGTAGGTGTATCGCATGGGTTCAATCTTAGCGCGAGGTGGGTTCGGCACCGCCACAAGCTCGCAGGATGAGACGTTATTTAACACAAGGTTGAGCTCTATGACGCATATCGTCTTCGTGCGCTGAGTGGTGTTCATGTCGTGCCATACTTGAGGATATGTCACCCAACTTCACGCTTCTTGATCAGCTTTATACCCAGGAAAGGCTGCTTAATTCCGGGTATACCCGCACCACGATGCGGCGTAAACTACGCACAAAAGAGCTGATCAGCGTGCTTCAAGGGGTGTATATTGCCGCATCGGTCTGGGATTCTTTTACGCCTTCTCTTCAGGTTTTGGCGCGCCACACCGCGCTGGCGCTGCGTGACTCTACCTGCGTGTTTTGCCTATCTTCGGCGGCGTTTTTGTACGGTCTGCCTCTTCTGCATGTGCCGCAGAATTTGCATGTGCTCGCCGGATATTCGGTGCGAGGGGCGGCATCGGACGGCGTTCTGGAGCATACAAGCAATGAAGCCTCAGTACAGGTGACGGTCTTACGCCCGAATTTTCGGGTTACTGAGCTCTCGCAGACCCTCCTGGATTGTGCCCGCACACTTCCCGTTCTTGAAGGATGCGCTCTCGTTGATGCCGCGCTGCACCGCCGAATGCTTGCACCCGAAGAGATTTTGCCGCGTTTGCAGGCGAGCCAAAATTCGGCGGCCACCCATATTGCCACGCATGCGGATGCGCGCAGCAGCTCACTTCTGGAAAGCGTTGCGCGTCTGCAGCTGGTTGAGATGGGTCTTCCCGCGCCCGTGCATCGGCTGGATTTTGAGGCATATCTGTTGAGAGCTTCGGATGCACATGCCCCGAACCGAGCCTCGGACTATGTGGGTGTGTACCGCATGTTACGCACCCGGCAGGCGAGTTTCGTGTGGCTCGAACAGCGGGTGGGTCTTGCAATGGTGGCTTCCGACGCCGTGCTTCCTCACGCGGATGCACCCACCCCCGAAGGTTGGCATATGGTTCAGGTTCGGTGGGAAGATTTTTATCCTTCGTCGCGAGTGCTTCGTGAGAAACTGCACCCCTATTTTCCACAACTTAGGTAAGTGCTTTTTGGGCACATAAAATATATTCCGATATAGGAATATAAGGTATTTGACTAGTATAAATAAAAATTTATGCCGATATATGCCATATTCCCGATCAGGCATATAGCAGGTGCTAGGGGCTAAGTAAACACGGTTTATGCACCCTTCCGGGCGAAGGCCCGAACCTTCTCAGTATCCCAATACTGGGCAGGTACTCCCCCACCCATGAGGACACGAGAAATAGACGCCGCCTCGGCGCTTCCAAGCTGCGGAAGCGGAACATGTGAACCCGCCAGAATAATATTTCCGCGCCGCCTTCCTTTGAGCATTGCGGAATCGGCCACAATACTCACGTATTCAAATACCTCAAGCAAGGCGGCGGCTTCGGCGCGGGCGGCATTAAGCGTGCGGTCATCGCCGCAGTTGAGAATATACAGCCCACCGGGCCCCAGAGAGTTATCAACCGTCCGCACGAAATCCACACCCGTAAGTTCCGCCGGAGTTTTATCTACCGCGAATACATCGCGAATAACCACATCGCGCGATGCCGGTGCAAACGAACGAGTGACGGTGCCTGCATCACCCACCCGAATTTTTACGCGCGGCGACTTAGGAATATCAAACCAGTCACGCACATGTTCGGCCAGCTTGGCATCAAGCTCCACAACGGTATTGCGTGAATTTGGGTATACGTCCGCGCAATAGCGCGCTAGAGAACACGCCCCGCCGCCTAGATGGGTGATACGCAGTTTTTCGGGATTAAGATGAGTCTGAATATGCGAGTCGAGAACCGCAACAATCCAGCGCATGTACTCAAAATCGAGCATGCGCGGCTGCCCCACTATTACATGCGACGACTGCACACCGTTGATGAGCAGAAGCCAACCATCAGAGTGGTAACCATCGGGCACAAGCTCAGCCTCACCGGTCGAAATGGGGTACACACCGGCAACCGCACCTGTTTTGTTCGGATGCTCGGCGCGGCGCGAGGCAGCGCTGCGGTTTTTCTTTTTCGCCATGCACATAAGCCTACGCTAGGTTCGGGCAGCAGGCAGGAATTCGAGTCCTAAACTATGAACCTGCCTGTCGCTGCCCGAGCTACCGGGTCAGCCGTATATGCCGCATCTGGAATACAGTTGAGTGTTCCTGCGGCGCAAGCATTTCAACGGCTAGGAGTACCTTCACAAGGACTGTAAGCACCGCCCGTTACGCACGCATAGAGCATCGCCACGATAGCCGTTAATTCTATATGCCGCATACAACATATAGCCTTGTCAAGCCAGTATTCCGAGCTTATTTACCAGATTCCATCTGATCTATAGCCGCATTGAGACGCTGCACCTTACCCTCAATTTCGCCATGATCGTGACCGGGGCGAATATCGGCCTTGACCACCAGTGAGACGCGCGGGGCACGTTTCGTCACCGCCTCGGTAGCGCGTTTAATAACATCCATGCACTCGTCCCAGTCGCCTTCAATCGTGGTGAACATGGGTCCGGTTTGATGCGGCAGACCGGAAGAACGAACGATAGATACGGCCTCGGCAACCGCATCGTGAACAGAACCGTCGGCGGAACCCCCGCCCGTAGGAGCTACAGAAAATGCAAACAACATATTTCAATCGTAGGTTCTCACACGAAAAATCTACAGAGGGCCGATACGCGCCCCGGGGACTTTCGCTGAAAGTACAAGAATTTTGCATGAAAGCGACGTTTGATAGGGCGAGATATTTGATTGTGTGTTTAGTGCATGAAAACATGCTTTTCGCCACAAAATATTTCTCAAACCCCACCTAAAACCATATTAACTGCGAAAATACGCACCAAAAACACACCATGATGCAGTCTTCAATCCCCCTTGCACCGCGACAAAAGGTTTGCCCGACTCTCAACCCCGATAAGATAGAAAGGACAAGACAAACTCGACGAGAGTCGCCGCATCCGGCGCATCCAACGTACGTACCGGATTGTTAGCGCGCCCCCGCCGAACGTTCAACGCCAAAGGAGCACTATGACCACCGGCATTTATCTCTCGGCGATGACCCAGGACTCAGGCAAATCCCTGATCGCCTTGGGCCTCGCAGATTCCCTTGTGAAGCGCGCCGATCGAGTAGGCTTTTTCCGCCCCATTTTCAAGGGCGAAACTGCCAGCGATGACCCCATGATCCGCCTGATGAAAGAGCACTTTAACCTCTCTGACGAGCAGGTGGGCGGCGCAGTATCGCTCACCGAGGCACTAGAGTTCATTGCGGAGGGCAACACCGAAGAAATTTCGGCCCGCGCGGTTTCCGCCTATGAAGAAATTGCCGCCCACAGCGATGTTGTGATCGTGGACGGCATATACCTGACCGCCCAGAACGCACTCGCCGTCGAGTTCGATCTCAACGCCCAGGTATCCCGCGATTTAGGTCTGCCCGTGATCGCTATCGTGGGTGCGAACGAGGCATCCCTCGAAGAGGCAACCAACGCCGTAGAGGTTGCACGTTCCGAACTTAAGGCAGCCAAGGTCGATCTGTTCTCGATTATCGTCAACCGTGCCGACCCCGAGCTGCGGGAGAGCATTGAGAAGAACGTTAAGCTGGGCGAGCATAAGTTCCCCGTCTACGTTCTGCCCGAAATCGCAGACTTGGGTAAGCCTACCATCGCGGAGGTCGTCTCCGCCCTCAAACTCGACGGTTCGCACCTGTCGCAGGAAGATCTTGGCCGTGACATTAACGAGATCAAGATTGCCGCAATGACCGTCTCAAACTTCCTCAACCAGTTTGCCGACGGCGACTTCGTGATCGTTCCCGGCGACCGCGCCGATGTTGTGGCCGCGACCCTCGCATCCGCGCTTTCGCCCACGTTCCCGGCACCTTCGGGCATGCTGCTCACAGGCGGACTCAACAACCTGCCCGGCAATAACACCGCTGTGGGCAGCCTGCTTGAAAGCGCGCCTTTCCCAGTACTATCGACCGACCGTGACACCTTTAAGTCGGCGCGCGCTGTTTCCCGCGTGCACGGCAGCGTGATTAACGGCCAGGCCCGCAAGCTTGCGAGCGCATTCGGCGGCTGGGATGAATACGTGAACCAGGAAGAGCTGCTTTCACGCCTTGAGCTTGAGCGCCCGGCTTCGATGACCCCGCTGCGATTCCTGCACAACCTGATTGAGACCGCTCGTGCGAACCGCCGTTCCGTGGTTCTGCCTGAGGGCTATGATGTGCGTATTCTGCGTGCAGCCGAGATGATTGCACGCCGCGATTTCTGTGACCTGATTCTGCTGGGCAACCCGGATAAGATTTCGGAAATCTGCCAGGCTGAGGGTATTAACTTGCCTGCCTCGATTCGTATTATCGACATTGCGAATAACGAATACAGTGAGGATTTTGCGGCGACTTATGCTGAGCTGCGCGCGCACAAGGGCATGACTATTGAGGGCGCGCGTGAACGCATGAGCGATCCCTCGTATTTCGGTACGATGCTGGTTTACAAGGGTCTTGCGGATGGCATGGTCTCGGGCGCTATCAACACGACCGCGAACACGATTCGCCCCTCGCTGGAGTTCATTAAGACCCGCCCGGGCACCAAGATTGTGTCTTCGGTGTTCCTGATGCTCATGGAAGACCGCGTGCTGGTGTACGGCGACTGTGCCGTGAACCCGAACCCGAATGCTGAGCAGCTGGCGGATATTGCGAAGGCTTCCGCCGAGACTGCGCGCCAGTTCGGGGTTGATCCGAAGGTGGCTATGCTGTCGTACTCGACCGGTACCTCCGGTTCCGGTGCGGATGTGGATGTGGTGCGCGAGGCCACCGAGATTGTGCGCGCCTCTAACCCGGATTTCGCGGTGGAGGGTCCGATTCAGTACGACGCGGCCTCGAACATGTCGATTGCTTCAACCAAGATGCCCGACAGCCAGGTGGCGGGTCAGGCGACCGTGTTCATCTTCCCCGACCTGAACACCGGCAACAACACCTACAAGGCTGTGCAGCAGTCTTCGGGTGCACCCGCCGTTGGCCCCGTGCTGCAGGGTCTGCGCAAGCCCGTGAACGACCTTTCACGCGGTACCACCGTTGAGGACATCATCAACACGGTGGCGATCACCGCTATCCAGGCGCAGGGGATGTAAGCCGCGGTTAAACACCACGAACGCTTCAGCAAAAACCAGATAAAACCCCGGAGTGCAGCAGTGTTTCTGCGCCCCGGGGTTTTTCTGTTTCAGCCTACGACGGGTTACAGGTCGGGAAGAGATGATGCCTGCAAAGTCTCCAACTCTTGCATCACACCTGATAGGTGCTGTGAAGCTATGCGCCACACAATATTGAGGTCGATATCGCCGTAACCATGAGAGATAACATTACGCAATCCGATCAGGCGGTGCCAGCTCTCACTATGGTGAGCCTGGTAATAATCAGGAAACTGCTGACGAATTTTAGACAGATTCTCGCCCATTTCCTGCAGCCGCATACAAATAGCATCTTGTATAAGCTCTGATTCAAAAAATGCTTCTGCAGACTCTGGGGTGTAACGCTGCACGCGTCTGCCTGCATCAAGCGCCATGATGATGTAAGGGTCTGGAACTTTCACAACGGCAGCTCCGTCAAGTCGGGTTCGATGTAAGGGCGAAAAACAGGCTTAATAGAGGTCAGTACGTCGACCGGGTACCCTGTAATCTGCTCAAGCTCCTCAGATAACCGCAACAATACGCCGTAATCTGGGGAGTCTTTCATCTCTATCAAAAAATCAAGATCACTGGCGGGGGTAAGCTCGCCGCGTGCCGCGCTACCGAATAGGTGTGCTTTAACCACCCCATACTTCCGCAGGGTATTGAGCACCGTTTGCTCGTGCGGAAGCGTATAGACCGATTGAGGGTGTGGTGCACGCATAAAGCCAATATATCAAATCACTTTCACCACCTCTTGATATATACCCCCCTAGGGTATACACTGGATCTATGACAAACCGTGATTCCTCAGCACAGCCACACGGGTACACCCCAAACAAGGAGGCGCATTTGAAGCGCCTGCGCCGCATCGAAGGGCAAGTGCGCGGTATCGCCCGCATGGTCGAGGAAGACAAGTACTGTATTGATGTGCTTACTCAGGTCGCGGCGGTTTCCAAAGCGCTTCACGCAGTCTCACTCAACCTGCTCGAAGAACATATGGGGCATTGCGTCACCAACGCCGCAATTGAATCCGAACGTACAGGTGATGCGACAATAGTTGATGAGAAAATAAAAGAGGCAACCGCCGCCATATCCCGCATGATGCGCAGCTGACATGCGGGCGGCGCATCCACAAGTTTTGTAATTCCAAAAATTCTGGAAGGAAACATCATGGCAATCACCACCGTCAAAGCAACCGGCCTCACCTGCAACCACTGCGCCATGAGCGTGAGTGAAGAAGTCGGCGAAGTTCCGGGCGTCACCGGCGTGAACGTAGACGTGGTCAAAGACGGCGTTTCGACCGTCACCATCGAGCACGAAGGCACCCTCAATACGCAAGCCGTAGCGGACGCCATCGTCGAAGCTGGCTTCACTCCCGCCGTCTAATCATGGCGTATTCTCCGCAGTACCAGGCAATGGCGGTCGGGGCAGTGCGCGCACTCGTAGGCACCGAGAACATTCACCTGACCGAGGCGATTTCCCGCGTGGCACGGCAGATGGGGCTCGACTCCGATCTGCTGGATGCGTGGGTGCGCGACTCCACCCCCTACACGGCGCGCGAGGATCAGCGCGGGCTGAAGCGACGGGGCGCATCGCGAATATATTCCTCACAGGATCATGCGGCGAATACCCCCGCAGACGGCACCGGCGATAATCTGCATCCCGGTGTGCACGGCACCGCATACGACGCCCTCGCTCAACGCCGCACATTCAGGCGTGCTGCCCTCACGCGGGTTCGCGGGGTGAACGATCGAGGCTCGAAACTAACCGGGCAGCGACCGCGCAGCAACCGTGCCGATGGACTGCCGGACGAAGGCGAAGTATAGATCAGGGCGGACTGCAGCAGGCAAAGCCCGAAGACAGCACAGCATCGTGAGCATTGAGAACCGAGGCGAAGAACATGGGTAACTCAACTCAAACAGCATCCACCACAGCTGAGAACGACCATTCTCTTTTCGATTCCTCGGCTAATGGCGGGCAGACGCGCATTATCCACCTGGATGTTCAGGGCATGACGTGCGCATCCTGCGTGGGTCGCGTGGAACGTAAACTCCGCAAAATTCCGGGGGTTGATCCCGCCGTGAACCTGCCGCTGGAGTCTGCGCGCGTGATCGTTCCCGCCGATATTACCGATGAGCAGATCATTGAAACGGTCAATAACGCCGGGTATACGGCATCGCTCAAAACCGAGGTTCGCGATGCAGAGTCCGAAGAGACGACCAACGCGCGCAGTGGGGGCTTGGGGTGGCGCATCGTTGTGGCGTTATTGCTGGGTGTGCCGATTTTCTTGATTTCGATGTTCCCCACGTTCCAGTTCCCGCACTGGGGCTGGGTGCTTGCGCTTATCACGCTGCCGGTTGCGGTCTATAGCGCCGAGCCGTTTCACCGCGCCGCTCTCACGAACGCACGCCACTTCAGCAGCACGATGGACACGCTGGTTTCTCTCGGGGTGATTGTCGCCTACCTGTATTCACTCGCACAGCTGTTCATGAACCCCGGGCTGACCGAGCATGTTCACCCCATGCAGGGGGGCATTCTCGGCATGTTCTTGAGCGGTAACCATGCGCCACTGTATTTTGATTCGGCGTCGATGGTGACTTTATTCCTGCTGATCGGGCGGGCAGTTGAGCACCGTACACGAACCCGCTCTTCCGAGGCTCTGCGCACCCTGCTGAGCCTGGGAGCACGCACCGCGACCCTGCTTCGCACCGACAAGCGGGGAACCACGCGCGAGGTGCAGATTCCGGTCGAGGATCTGTTGCCGGGAGACGAATTCTTGGTGCGCCCGGGTGAAAAAATCGCTACCGACGGCACGGTTATTGCAGGGTCTTCCGCCGTGGATGCCTCCCTG from Rothia dentocariosa ATCC 17931 encodes the following:
- a CDS encoding heavy-metal-associated domain-containing protein, yielding MAITTVKATGLTCNHCAMSVSEEVGEVPGVTGVNVDVVKDGVSTVTIEHEGTLNTQAVADAIVEAGFTPAV
- the serS gene encoding serine--tRNA ligase, with the protein product MIDINLLRENPEIFRASQRARGKDEAHVDRILEADAARRASIGTYENLRAEQNAFGKQVAKAPKEEKPALVAQAKELAAHVANAKAASEAKTAEYEELLSSIENLIIDGVPTGGEDDFVVLKEVGTPRDFAAEGFEPRDHLEIGELIGGIDMARGAKVSGSRFYFLKGQVARLEQALMWMALDLATANGFTMMTTPTLVRPEIMNGTGFNVKHDDEIYRLERDDLYLVGTSEVALAGYHMDEILDLSDGPKKYLGWSSCYRREAGAAGKDTRGIIRVHQFNKAEMFVYCQVEQAEEIHEQMRALEEEMLQKCGLAYRVIDTAAGDLGTSAARKFDCEAWVPTQGTYRELTSTSNCTTYQARRLNIRERTADTVDDVGNVRKGRTRAVATLNGTLATTRWVVAILETHQQPDGSVRIPEALRPYMGGAEVIPVAS
- a CDS encoding spermidine synthase, coding for MAKKKNRSAASRRAEHPNKTGAVAGVYPISTGEAELVPDGYHSDGWLLLINGVQSSHVIVGQPRMLDFEYMRWIVAVLDSHIQTHLNPEKLRITHLGGGACSLARYCADVYPNSRNTVVELDAKLAEHVRDWFDIPKSPRVKIRVGDAGTVTRSFAPASRDVVIRDVFAVDKTPAELTGVDFVRTVDNSLGPGGLYILNCGDDRTLNAARAEAAALLEVFEYVSIVADSAMLKGRRRGNIILAGSHVPLPQLGSAEAASISRVLMGGGVPAQYWDTEKVRAFARKGA
- the pta gene encoding phosphate acetyltransferase encodes the protein MTTGIYLSAMTQDSGKSLIALGLADSLVKRADRVGFFRPIFKGETASDDPMIRLMKEHFNLSDEQVGGAVSLTEALEFIAEGNTEEISARAVSAYEEIAAHSDVVIVDGIYLTAQNALAVEFDLNAQVSRDLGLPVIAIVGANEASLEEATNAVEVARSELKAAKVDLFSIIVNRADPELRESIEKNVKLGEHKFPVYVLPEIADLGKPTIAEVVSALKLDGSHLSQEDLGRDINEIKIAAMTVSNFLNQFADGDFVIVPGDRADVVAATLASALSPTFPAPSGMLLTGGLNNLPGNNTAVGSLLESAPFPVLSTDRDTFKSARAVSRVHGSVINGQARKLASAFGGWDEYVNQEELLSRLELERPASMTPLRFLHNLIETARANRRSVVLPEGYDVRILRAAEMIARRDFCDLILLGNPDKISEICQAEGINLPASIRIIDIANNEYSEDFAATYAELRAHKGMTIEGARERMSDPSYFGTMLVYKGLADGMVSGAINTTANTIRPSLEFIKTRPGTKIVSSVFLMLMEDRVLVYGDCAVNPNPNAEQLADIAKASAETARQFGVDPKVAMLSYSTGTSGSGADVDVVREATEIVRASNPDFAVEGPIQYDAASNMSIASTKMPDSQVAGQATVFIFPDLNTGNNTYKAVQQSSGAPAVGPVLQGLRKPVNDLSRGTTVEDIINTVAITAIQAQGM
- a CDS encoding DUF86 domain-containing protein yields the protein MKVPDPYIIMALDAGRRVQRYTPESAEAFFESELIQDAICMRLQEMGENLSKIRQQFPDYYQAHHSESWHRLIGLRNVISHGYGDIDLNIVWRIASQHLSGVMQELETLQASSLPDL
- a CDS encoding nucleotidyltransferase family protein gives rise to the protein MRAPHPQSVYTLPHEQTVLNTLRKYGVVKAHLFGSAARGELTPASDLDFLIEMKDSPDYGVLLRLSEELEQITGYPVDVLTSIKPVFRPYIEPDLTELPL
- a CDS encoding metal-sensitive transcriptional regulator, coding for MTNRDSSAQPHGYTPNKEAHLKRLRRIEGQVRGIARMVEEDKYCIDVLTQVAAVSKALHAVSLNLLEEHMGHCVTNAAIESERTGDATIVDEKIKEATAAISRMMRS
- a CDS encoding ABC transporter ATP-binding protein, with translation MMYSSPPVVMRDVVQKFGSTTVLHGLDLTVNPGEIVALLGPNGAGKSTAVDIILGLTKPYAGSVEVFGTTPQHAVKAGHVAAVQQDGGLLPDLTVKETVQYMASLYGKLKNVSAVLAQAGLEGNAKTLVQKCSGGQKQRLRFAIALLTDPDFLILDEPTAGMDVQGRRDFWASVTQSGDHQRAVLFATHYLAEVDEFADRVVVINQGHVVADGTPAEIRSYARGSTLRATVNDAWTSEQIEERLAELRALDGVSAVSLHGIRLEISAADADAVASHLLADGFAKNLEIASSSLDDAFVLLTETDSEGEHKNAK
- a CDS encoding thiamine-binding protein, which translates into the protein MLFAFSVAPTGGGSADGSVHDAVAEAVSIVRSSGLPHQTGPMFTTIEGDWDECMDVIKRATEAVTKRAPRVSLVVKADIRPGHDHGEIEGKVQRLNAAIDQMESGK
- the pheA gene encoding prephenate dehydratase; this translates as MRYTYLGPSGTFTESALLSVPGVVGAERIPATSVPNALERLRSGDVDAAMVPIENSVEGGVSATLDAIAASEGMRIIREVLVPIRFVLVAARPLALEDIKTVSTHSHAWAQVRQWVDETIPTAEYLPGSSTAAAAVGLLDPSCAYDAAICSPALLATHPDLHVLAEDIGDNKNAVTRFVLISSTADIPEPTGADKTTLTIPLPENREGTPENRSGALLELLEQFASRGVNLSRIESRPTGRQMGSYMFSVDADGHIYEARMRDALRGLHRIAPGIKYLGSYPRADRQPTVAPRIHSENSFDAAHAWVESLFPGGRPAHLKR